The following are encoded in a window of Mycobacterium vicinigordonae genomic DNA:
- a CDS encoding DUF4189 domain-containing protein — translation MTTRQRRRVALVFAGLVAALAMTMSLIQPAQARVHTETMPDNIPPLLTKYGAIAYSADGSSGKARRHVSKLGAEQLALSRCGAPSCIVVSTFTKCGAVAHDGTTYHGGIGLTRTAAELHAVSRLAGGWPVDWACN, via the coding sequence AACGACGTCGGGTCGCGCTCGTATTCGCAGGTTTAGTGGCCGCGCTGGCAATGACCATGAGCCTGATTCAGCCGGCCCAGGCGCGGGTCCATACCGAAACGATGCCGGATAACATTCCGCCGCTGCTCACCAAGTACGGCGCCATCGCCTACTCCGCGGATGGCAGCTCCGGCAAAGCGCGGCGACATGTAAGCAAGCTGGGTGCCGAGCAGCTGGCTCTTTCGCGGTGCGGCGCTCCGTCCTGCATCGTTGTCAGCACCTTTACCAAATGCGGCGCGGTCGCGCACGACGGCACCACCTACCACGGGGGAATTGGCCTCACCCGCACGGCCGCCGAGCTGCACGCCGTCAGTAGACTCGCCGGCGGCTGGCCCGTCGACTGGGCGTGCAACTAA